A genome region from Pristiophorus japonicus isolate sPriJap1 unplaced genomic scaffold, sPriJap1.hap1 HAP1_SCAFFOLD_762, whole genome shotgun sequence includes the following:
- the LOC139256773 gene encoding ribosomal protein S6 kinase beta-1-like isoform X1 encodes MKVLKKASIVRNAKDTAHTKAERNILEVVKHPFIVDLMYAFQTDGKLYLILECLSGGELFMQLEREGIFMEDSACFYLGEITLALGHLHSNGIIYRDLKPENIMLNRQGHVKLTDFGLCKESIHDGTVTHTFCGTIEYMAPEILTHSGHNRGVDWWSLGALAYDMLTGSPPFTSENRKKTIDRILKCKLNLPPYLTQDARDFIRKLLKKSPSQRLGSGPGDASDIQNHILFRHMNWDDLLARKVEPPYQPCLQSDDDVSQFDSKFTRQTPRDSPDDTELSESARQAFVGFTYVAPSVWESIKERFSYEPKVRCQRQLSSPRTPISPLKLSAAEPFEALDGPRQPPGKKASTSCEVSDPLPIKTPPKHRRNDPRKHCKRDRR; translated from the exons ATGAAAGTCCTGAAGAAG GCCTCCATTGTCCGGAATGCCAAGGACACTGCCCACACCAAGGCCGAACGGAACATTTTAGAAGTGGTGAAGCACCCGTTCATCGTGGACCTGATGTACGCCTTTCAGACCGATGGGAAACTGTACCTCATTCTCGAGTGTCTCAGCG GTGGTGAGCTCTTTATGCAATTGGAACGGGAGGGAATATTCATGGAGGACAGTGCCTG TTTCTACCTGGGAGAGATCACCCTTGCCCTGGGACATCTTCACTCAAACGGCATCATTTACCGTGATTTAAAGCCCGAGAACATCATGCTGAACCGGCAAG GACACGTGAAGCTGACCGACTTTGGTCTGTGTAAGGAATCAATCCATGATGGCACAGTGACGCACACCTTCTGTGGCACCATTGAGTACAT gGCCCCCGAGATCCTGACCCACAGCGGGCATAACCGAGGCGTGGACTGGTGGAGCTTGGGAGCACTCGCCTACGATATGCTGACAGGGTCG CCGCCATTTACTTCGGAGAACAGGAAGAAAACTATCGATCGGATCCTGAAATGCAAGTTGAATCTGCCTCCCTATCTCACCCAAGATGCCAGGGATTTCATTCGAAAG CTTCTGAAGAAAAGTCCATCTCAGAGACTGGGGAGTGGACCAGGAGATGCCTCAGATATACAG AACCATATCTTATTTCGCCATATGAACTGGGATGATCTCTTGGCGAGAAAAGTGGAACCTCCTTATCAACCGTGCCTG CAGTCCGATGATGATGTCAGTCAGTTTGACTCAAAGTTCACTCGACAGACACCGAGGGACAGTCCGGATGACACGGAGCTGAGCGAAAGTGCGCGACAGGCATTTGTG GGTTTTACATACGTCGCCCCGTCGGTCTGGGAAAGCATTAAAGAACGATTTAGCTACGAGCCGAAAGTGAGGTGTCAAAGGCAGCTAAGCAGCCCCCGAACTCCGATCAG CCCCCTGAAGCTCTCCGCGGCCGAACCCTTCGAGGCCCTCGACGGACCAAGGCAGCCCCCGGGGAAAAAGGCCAGCACCTCCTGCGAAGTCTCGGACCCACTGCCCATCAAGACCCCCCCCAAACATCGCAGGAACGACCCCAGGAAACACTGCAAGAGGGACCGAAGatga
- the LOC139256773 gene encoding ribosomal protein S6 kinase beta-1-like isoform X2 has product MGNCTSFSSVSAVVSSLCNWNGREYSWRTVPGEAGITTLGACCFYTDLYPSTGFYLGEITLALGHLHSNGIIYRDLKPENIMLNRQGHVKLTDFGLCKESIHDGTVTHTFCGTIEYMAPEILTHSGHNRGVDWWSLGALAYDMLTGSPPFTSENRKKTIDRILKCKLNLPPYLTQDARDFIRKLLKKSPSQRLGSGPGDASDIQNHILFRHMNWDDLLARKVEPPYQPCLQSDDDVSQFDSKFTRQTPRDSPDDTELSESARQAFVGFTYVAPSVWESIKERFSYEPKVRCQRQLSSPRTPISPLKLSAAEPFEALDGPRQPPGKKASTSCEVSDPLPIKTPPKHRRNDPRKHCKRDRR; this is encoded by the exons ATGGGAAACTGTACCTCATTCTCGAGTGTCTCAGCG GTGGTGAGCTCTTTATGCAATTGGAACGGGAGGGAATATTCATGGAGGACAGTGCCTGGTGAGGCTGGAATAACAACCCTCGGAGCCTGCTGCTTCTACACAGACCTCTACCCCAGCACTGG TTTCTACCTGGGAGAGATCACCCTTGCCCTGGGACATCTTCACTCAAACGGCATCATTTACCGTGATTTAAAGCCCGAGAACATCATGCTGAACCGGCAAG GACACGTGAAGCTGACCGACTTTGGTCTGTGTAAGGAATCAATCCATGATGGCACAGTGACGCACACCTTCTGTGGCACCATTGAGTACAT gGCCCCCGAGATCCTGACCCACAGCGGGCATAACCGAGGCGTGGACTGGTGGAGCTTGGGAGCACTCGCCTACGATATGCTGACAGGGTCG CCGCCATTTACTTCGGAGAACAGGAAGAAAACTATCGATCGGATCCTGAAATGCAAGTTGAATCTGCCTCCCTATCTCACCCAAGATGCCAGGGATTTCATTCGAAAG CTTCTGAAGAAAAGTCCATCTCAGAGACTGGGGAGTGGACCAGGAGATGCCTCAGATATACAG AACCATATCTTATTTCGCCATATGAACTGGGATGATCTCTTGGCGAGAAAAGTGGAACCTCCTTATCAACCGTGCCTG CAGTCCGATGATGATGTCAGTCAGTTTGACTCAAAGTTCACTCGACAGACACCGAGGGACAGTCCGGATGACACGGAGCTGAGCGAAAGTGCGCGACAGGCATTTGTG GGTTTTACATACGTCGCCCCGTCGGTCTGGGAAAGCATTAAAGAACGATTTAGCTACGAGCCGAAAGTGAGGTGTCAAAGGCAGCTAAGCAGCCCCCGAACTCCGATCAG CCCCCTGAAGCTCTCCGCGGCCGAACCCTTCGAGGCCCTCGACGGACCAAGGCAGCCCCCGGGGAAAAAGGCCAGCACCTCCTGCGAAGTCTCGGACCCACTGCCCATCAAGACCCCCCCCAAACATCGCAGGAACGACCCCAGGAAACACTGCAAGAGGGACCGAAGatga